The Brevinematia bacterium genome window below encodes:
- a CDS encoding FtsX-like permease family protein — MIFRMALRNIRRNSRRSILACVSVGIALMAVVVLQGLVDGMMDNIIRNSTKNDTGHIRVATKEYFENIEYMPVYYTINDPQSVIRKVISSPDIGNKVAVITERFRFPVLIEFNGNNKVGMCFAGDIEKEKELLMLHKSIVEGRYLSGRVIEESGVKYREIIIGKKMAEVLGIKIGDSFSLMLQGSDLGIRIPRFRVVGIFATGLNAIDDNVFMISIEDAKEILGAEDKSQELIIMLKNYNQAKEVAEKINILFSKAPEFSYLKAVDWKSSGSMAGMLDQVLGIYSVIYFIITLLGAFIIMSVMMMVILERRREIGILKAMGFKKVEILLLFTLEGTILGTIGTLGGVTLGILINIPLSIWGIDFSSSLSNMNFPMDNVIKWMITGSSILGAIVLGVVVSAIVSVIPSRHASNMRPIDAIKSV; from the coding sequence ATGATATTCAGGATGGCTCTTAGGAATATTAGAAGAAACAGTAGAAGATCCATTCTAGCTTGTGTGTCTGTTGGGATTGCTCTTATGGCTGTTGTGGTTCTTCAGGGACTTGTAGATGGGATGATGGACAACATAATAAGAAATTCAACCAAAAATGATACTGGTCATATCAGAGTTGCAACGAAGGAATATTTTGAGAACATTGAGTATATGCCGGTTTACTATACCATAAATGATCCACAGAGTGTTATAAGGAAAGTGATAAGCTCTCCTGATATTGGGAATAAGGTAGCAGTGATTACGGAGAGGTTTAGGTTTCCTGTGCTGATAGAGTTCAATGGTAATAACAAAGTTGGAATGTGTTTTGCTGGGGACATTGAGAAAGAGAAGGAACTTTTAATGCTACACAAGAGCATAGTTGAGGGTAGATATTTGAGTGGGAGGGTGATAGAAGAAAGTGGGGTTAAGTATAGGGAAATAATAATTGGTAAGAAGATGGCTGAGGTGCTAGGGATTAAGATAGGGGATAGTTTTTCACTTATGCTTCAAGGAAGTGATTTAGGGATACGAATTCCTAGGTTTAGGGTTGTAGGAATATTTGCTACGGGGCTTAACGCTATTGATGATAATGTTTTTATGATTTCCATTGAAGATGCCAAGGAAATTTTGGGAGCGGAGGATAAGTCTCAGGAGTTGATAATAATGCTTAAAAACTACAATCAAGCTAAAGAAGTAGCAGAAAAGATCAACATCCTATTTTCCAAAGCTCCCGAGTTTAGTTATCTTAAAGCTGTTGACTGGAAAAGTTCAGGAAGTATGGCAGGAATGCTAGATCAAGTTTTGGGAATATACAGTGTTATATACTTTATTATTACTCTTTTGGGAGCTTTCATTATAATGAGTGTAATGATGATGGTTATACTTGAGAGGAGAAGAGAGATAGGGATTCTTAAGGCAATGGGGTTTAAGAAAGTGGAGATACTCCTTTTATTTACACTTGAGGGGACGATCTTAGGCACAATTGGCACTCTGGGTGGAGTAACTTTGGGGATACTGATAAACATTCCTTTGTCAATATGGGGCATTGACTTTAGTTCATCTCTTTCAAATATGAATTTTCCGATGGACAATGTCATAAAATGGATGATAACAGGAAGCAGTATTTTAGGCGCAATTGTCCTGGGTGTTGTGGTTTCAGCGATAGTTTCTGTTATACCTTCAAGGCATGCATCTAATATGAGGCCAATTGACGCCATAAAGAGTGTCTGA